A stretch of Lysobacter sp. K5869 DNA encodes these proteins:
- a CDS encoding endonuclease — MRKSVSGCSLVSRVRRASALSLAVAALLPSMASAAVFVNEFHYDDATSSGDVGERIEVVATAGETLSDYRIVLYNGSTPSAATQYDSDLLPAGNLVTCGGTVRISTLSYPTNGLQNGPNDGFALVDGAGNVVQFLSYEGQITASGGAASGKTSVNLPVSESGSTAAGTSLQLSGNGSQYSNFAWQNSATQTFGACNNGQTFTGAPANTPPSVVSTVPSAGATNFPAAGDLSVNFSEAVSLAAGALTLQCATSGAVTLTYPASGTAITASTGTALHAGEACTFTVVASKVADSGGAAPAANTVVNFNVASGGGTPTGYYSHVNTSSASQLRCSLHETIKGHTVYPYSGGTTNTWSILEIADEDPNNSGRILDAYRNRSYVKVSDRAGSGSGLKYNREHSWPNSLGFGTTTGDKGLPNAPYTDTHMLYLTDSAYNADRGNKPYANCSLSSGCGERVTEVNNGSGGGSGSYPGNSNWFKTPDGNGGSFEVWGKRKGDMARAVMYMAIRYEGGADANTGQSEPDLELTDDRSKIVITSSSPAYMGLLSTLLQWHQADPPDAAEKARNEVVFSFQGNRNPFIDHPEWATSALFTSAKPASCQLIP, encoded by the coding sequence ATGCGCAAGTCAGTTTCTGGCTGTTCTCTCGTTTCGCGTGTGCGCCGCGCCAGCGCGCTGTCCCTCGCCGTCGCCGCGCTGCTGCCGTCGATGGCCTCGGCCGCGGTGTTCGTCAACGAATTCCATTACGACGACGCCACGTCTTCCGGCGACGTCGGCGAGCGCATCGAAGTGGTGGCCACGGCCGGCGAAACCCTCAGCGACTACCGCATCGTGCTCTACAACGGCTCCACCCCGTCTGCGGCGACCCAGTACGACAGCGACCTGCTGCCGGCCGGCAATCTGGTGACCTGCGGCGGCACCGTGCGCATTTCCACCCTGAGCTACCCCACCAACGGTTTGCAGAACGGCCCCAACGACGGCTTCGCCCTGGTCGACGGCGCCGGCAACGTGGTCCAGTTTCTCAGCTACGAAGGCCAGATCACCGCCAGCGGCGGCGCGGCCTCGGGCAAGACCAGCGTCAACCTGCCGGTGTCCGAATCCGGCTCCACCGCGGCCGGCACCTCGCTGCAGCTGTCGGGCAACGGCAGCCAGTATTCGAACTTCGCCTGGCAGAACTCGGCCACCCAGACCTTCGGCGCCTGCAACAACGGCCAGACCTTCACCGGCGCGCCGGCCAACACGCCGCCGAGCGTGGTCTCGACCGTGCCCAGCGCCGGCGCGACCAACTTCCCGGCCGCCGGCGACCTGTCGGTCAACTTCAGCGAAGCGGTGAGCCTGGCCGCCGGCGCGCTGACTCTGCAGTGCGCGACCTCCGGCGCGGTGACCCTGACCTACCCGGCCAGCGGCACCGCCATCACCGCGTCCACCGGCACCGCGCTGCACGCCGGCGAGGCCTGCACCTTCACCGTGGTGGCGAGCAAGGTCGCCGACAGCGGCGGCGCCGCGCCGGCCGCCAACACCGTGGTCAACTTCAACGTCGCCAGCGGCGGCGGCACGCCGACCGGCTACTACAGCCACGTCAACACCTCCAGCGCCAGCCAGCTGCGCTGCTCGCTGCACGAGACGATCAAGGGCCACACGGTCTATCCGTACAGCGGCGGCACCACCAACACCTGGAGCATCCTGGAGATCGCCGACGAGGATCCGAACAACTCCGGCCGCATCCTCGACGCCTACCGCAACCGCAGCTACGTCAAGGTCAGCGACCGCGCCGGCAGCGGCAGCGGCCTGAAGTACAACCGCGAGCACAGCTGGCCGAACTCGCTGGGCTTCGGCACCACCACCGGCGACAAGGGCTTGCCGAACGCGCCGTACACCGACACCCACATGCTGTATCTGACCGACTCGGCCTACAACGCCGACCGCGGCAACAAGCCCTACGCCAACTGCTCGCTGAGCAGCGGCTGCGGCGAGCGCGTCACCGAGGTCAACAACGGCAGCGGCGGCGGCAGCGGTTCCTATCCGGGCAACTCGAACTGGTTCAAGACGCCCGACGGCAACGGCGGTTCGTTCGAGGTGTGGGGCAAGCGCAAGGGCGACATGGCGCGCGCGGTGATGTACATGGCGATCCGCTACGAAGGCGGCGCCGACGCCAACACCGGGCAGAGCGAGCCGGACCTGGAGCTGACCGACGACCGCAGCAAGATCGTCATCACCTCGTCCTCGCCGGCCTACATGGGCTTGCTGAGCACGCTGCTGCAGTGGCATCAGGCCGACCCGCCGGACGCCGCGGAAAAGGCCCGCAACGAAGTGGTCTTCAGCTTCCAGGGCAACCGCAATCCGTTCATCGACCACCCGGAATGGGCGACTTCGGCGTTGTTCACTTCGGCGAAGCCGGCGAGCTGCCAGTTGATTCCGTGA
- a CDS encoding helix-turn-helix transcriptional regulator, which translates to MTPQQRIRLARRHAGLSQAALGAAVGVQRSAVGHWESAQGKFPSVTHLREVALATSVQFEWLATGRGRMNLSADTAMDSVAAADALLIDDALELRLIAAFREAPARARVPLVEIAEQLAQSRTGRSRALGKARGGA; encoded by the coding sequence ATGACGCCACAGCAGCGCATCCGTCTGGCCCGCCGCCACGCCGGCCTTTCCCAGGCCGCGCTCGGCGCCGCCGTCGGGGTCCAGCGCAGCGCGGTCGGGCATTGGGAATCGGCCCAGGGCAAGTTTCCCAGCGTCACCCACCTGCGCGAAGTCGCGCTCGCCACCAGCGTGCAGTTCGAATGGCTGGCGACCGGGCGCGGGCGCATGAACCTGTCGGCCGACACGGCGATGGATTCGGTCGCCGCCGCCGACGCGCTGTTGATCGACGACGCACTGGAACTGCGCCTGATCGCCGCGTTCCGCGAAGCGCCGGCGCGCGCGCGGGTGCCGCTGGTGGAAATCGCCGAGCAATTGGCGCAATCGCGCACCGGCCGCAGCCGCGCCTTGGGCAAGGCGCGCGGCGGCGCGTGA
- a CDS encoding ankyrin repeat domain-containing protein codes for MTQKIFAASGNAQLAEAVREGDTQLLRELIAAGGNPNAQGEHGTTLLQWAIRSGSRSGFDALLKAGADYRRHDEAGASALHTAAESSSEYFLERLLADGADANTPNAVNRAPPLFSALKARRQDNIERLLRAGADLGAADRQGGTALLLAAQINDTASVLAFLKAGADPHARDRAGATFQRYLYMGDERLLKGEAKRDLNAIQDWLRAHHIAIEDGVQS; via the coding sequence ATGACCCAGAAGATCTTCGCCGCCAGCGGCAACGCCCAGTTGGCCGAGGCGGTGCGCGAGGGCGACACCCAACTGCTGCGCGAACTCATCGCCGCCGGCGGCAATCCCAACGCCCAGGGCGAACACGGCACCACGCTGCTGCAATGGGCGATCCGCAGCGGCAGCCGCTCCGGCTTCGACGCGCTGTTGAAGGCCGGCGCGGATTACCGCCGCCACGACGAAGCCGGCGCCAGCGCGCTGCACACCGCGGCCGAATCCTCCAGCGAATACTTCCTCGAACGCTTGCTCGCCGACGGCGCCGACGCCAACACGCCGAACGCGGTGAACCGCGCGCCGCCGCTGTTTTCGGCGCTGAAGGCGCGGCGCCAGGACAACATCGAACGGCTGCTGCGCGCCGGCGCCGACCTCGGCGCGGCCGACCGCCAGGGCGGCACCGCGCTGCTGCTGGCGGCGCAGATCAACGACACCGCGTCGGTGCTGGCGTTCCTGAAAGCCGGCGCCGACCCGCATGCGCGCGACCGCGCGGGCGCGACGTTCCAGCGCTATCTGTACATGGGCGACGAACGCCTGCTCAAGGGCGAGGCCAAGCGCGATCTGAACGCGATCCAGGATTGGCTGCGCGCGCACCACATCGCGATCGAGGACGGCGTGCAGAGCTGA